A genomic region of Vampirovibrio chlorellavorus contains the following coding sequences:
- a CDS encoding NADH-quinone oxidoreductase subunit J yields MLDSAIFWIFAVVSVVAALGAVLNRSNIYAALCLIAVFMSIAGFYLLNNADFLAIAQIIIYAVGLTIIMLFAIMFTGDKPLQAKKASQAGKVAYGIIIAYVFALLLRGSLIGPGANLSTVNPALAAAFTIEGSTSMLGALLFSKYALPFELASILLLAAMIGAIVIAKKRFYESDETLLGDVRLPVDTNSAPPEIAIEALRQKREAELAERQAALKNAESGTSGLSQQ; encoded by the coding sequence ATGCTAGATAGCGCCATCTTCTGGATATTTGCCGTTGTTTCGGTGGTTGCCGCATTGGGTGCCGTCTTGAATCGCAGTAATATTTACGCCGCCTTGTGCCTGATTGCTGTATTCATGTCCATTGCCGGCTTTTATTTGCTCAATAACGCCGACTTTTTGGCCATCGCCCAGATTATTATTTACGCGGTGGGCCTGACCATTATTATGCTGTTTGCCATCATGTTCACCGGTGATAAGCCCCTGCAGGCCAAAAAGGCCAGTCAAGCGGGCAAAGTGGCTTACGGAATCATCATCGCCTACGTGTTTGCCCTGTTGTTGCGAGGCTCCCTGATTGGGCCGGGGGCCAACTTAAGTACAGTGAACCCTGCCCTGGCTGCCGCCTTCACCATCGAGGGCAGTACCAGCATGCTGGGTGCGTTGCTCTTCAGCAAATATGCCTTGCCCTTCGAGTTGGCCTCCATCTTGTTGTTGGCCGCCATGATTGGGGCTATTGTCATTGCCAAGAAGCGCTTCTACGAGTCGGATGAAACGCTGCTGGGCGATGTCCGCCTGCCAGTGGATACCAATAGCGCCCCACCGGAGATCGCCATTGAGGCTCTGCGGCAGAAACGAGAGGCCGAGCTGGCTGAGCGCCAAGCGGCCTTGAAGAACGCCGAATCCGGCACAAGCGGTCTATCCCAACAGTAA
- a CDS encoding NADH-quinone oxidoreductase subunit C → MSEEQKENSKEPVAKVTAPAEAEPAPVPAGKIGQLLEKLNIPVKHLGNDAMGTEMIDVSCANLLKAAEIIRDHGQFDLLLSCAGVDWKDRLESVYHLYSTKTFEYLCLKVTAENEHSPSLMPIWHAADWHERESYDLLGIHYDGHTNLTRILMPNDWLGHPLRKDYKVNDPRLVWNER, encoded by the coding sequence ATGAGCGAAGAGCAGAAAGAGAACAGCAAAGAGCCGGTCGCTAAGGTTACCGCTCCCGCAGAAGCAGAGCCTGCACCCGTTCCTGCGGGTAAGATTGGTCAGCTCCTCGAAAAATTAAACATTCCGGTTAAGCACCTGGGCAACGACGCCATGGGCACTGAAATGATTGACGTGTCTTGCGCGAATTTGCTGAAGGCCGCCGAAATCATTCGTGATCACGGGCAGTTTGATTTGCTTCTTTCCTGTGCCGGTGTGGATTGGAAGGATCGGCTGGAATCTGTTTATCACCTCTACTCCACCAAAACGTTTGAATATCTGTGCCTGAAAGTCACTGCCGAGAATGAGCATTCTCCCAGCTTGATGCCGATCTGGCATGCCGCTGACTGGCATGAGCGGGAGTCCTATGATTTGTTGGGGATTCATTACGACGGGCACACCAACCTGACCCGTATTTTAATGCCCAATGACTGGTTGGGGCACCCGCTCCGCAAGGATTATAAAGTGAACGACCCTCGTCTGGTCTGGAATGAACGGTAA
- the nuoK gene encoding NADH-quinone oxidoreductase subunit NuoK, translating to MPDFITHIGLTHYVVIATILFTIGLAGVLTGRNVVRVLMAVELMLSAVNINLVAFNNFSPFGDALLGQVFAIFVLTVSAAEASVGLAIVIALYRARATADMEDFNLLKW from the coding sequence ATGCCTGATTTTATAACCCACATCGGATTAACCCACTATGTAGTGATTGCCACTATCCTCTTCACCATTGGTCTGGCCGGTGTGCTGACCGGACGTAACGTGGTCCGTGTCTTGATGGCCGTTGAGTTGATGCTCAGCGCGGTGAATATCAACCTGGTGGCTTTCAATAATTTTTCCCCCTTTGGGGATGCCCTGTTGGGTCAGGTTTTCGCAATTTTTGTACTGACCGTATCCGCTGCTGAAGCGAGCGTGGGCCTGGCCATTGTGATTGCCTTGTATCGGGCTCGGGCCACGGCGGATATGGAAGATTTTAACCTGTTGAAATGGTAA
- the nuoH gene encoding NADH-quinone oxidoreductase subunit NuoH has protein sequence MFQTPPDYPAWLPQFLNELTRLLGLKMNWNDFGPVLLILWTVVIFTLIATAAITSVTFLVLMERKVLAWMTQRKGPNRVGPWGTLQTFADAFKLLFKEDIMVDGQDKFLFTIAPAIFFLPAFVFFGLIPFTDQLLAVALPAGALFVFAISSISVVGIVLAGWASNNKYSLLGGMRSAAQAISYEIPLVMAVLAVVLFTGTMNIGQIVQAQQGGFWNWYGILLTPLSLVIFFVAALAEVNRIPFDLPEAESELVSGYNTEYSGMKFALFFLAEYASLFAMSAFTAAFFMGGYYSPFGPFVMSLISGQEPAQMTGLLQLALQIEMLFWFILKTYAFIFLAMWIRGTLPRLKPDQLMGFSWKFLIPLSLINIFAIAIEKYVMLPPANGKTVLQSLPILNAQTVMPWAGWLVAVSVVFWLFFVLMSRLLSEKLEARLARR, from the coding sequence ATGTTCCAGACTCCCCCCGATTATCCAGCCTGGCTGCCCCAGTTTCTGAATGAGCTGACCCGGTTATTGGGTCTGAAAATGAACTGGAATGACTTTGGCCCGGTGCTATTAATTTTGTGGACAGTGGTTATTTTCACCCTGATCGCCACTGCTGCCATCACTTCTGTGACCTTCCTGGTCTTGATGGAACGTAAGGTTCTGGCCTGGATGACCCAGCGGAAAGGCCCCAACCGGGTCGGCCCCTGGGGGACCCTGCAAACCTTCGCCGACGCGTTCAAGCTGCTGTTTAAAGAAGACATCATGGTGGATGGACAGGACAAGTTTCTGTTTACCATTGCCCCTGCCATTTTCTTTTTACCGGCCTTTGTGTTCTTCGGCCTGATTCCGTTCACGGATCAGTTGCTGGCGGTGGCGCTGCCCGCGGGTGCCCTGTTTGTCTTTGCCATCTCTTCCATCTCGGTGGTGGGGATTGTTCTGGCCGGTTGGGCCTCCAACAACAAGTATTCCCTGTTGGGCGGCATGCGGAGTGCCGCGCAGGCCATCAGCTATGAAATTCCTCTGGTGATGGCCGTGTTGGCGGTGGTTCTGTTTACCGGAACCATGAACATCGGCCAAATTGTTCAGGCCCAGCAAGGTGGATTCTGGAACTGGTACGGTATCTTGCTAACGCCGCTCAGTCTGGTGATTTTCTTTGTGGCCGCTCTGGCGGAAGTGAACCGGATTCCCTTTGACTTGCCGGAAGCCGAAAGCGAGTTGGTCAGCGGTTACAACACCGAATATTCCGGGATGAAGTTCGCCCTGTTCTTTCTGGCCGAGTACGCCTCACTGTTTGCCATGAGCGCCTTTACCGCGGCCTTCTTTATGGGTGGCTACTACAGTCCTTTTGGCCCTTTTGTGATGTCTCTCATTTCTGGTCAGGAGCCTGCCCAAATGACCGGGCTGCTCCAGTTGGCGTTGCAAATCGAGATGCTGTTCTGGTTCATTCTGAAAACCTATGCCTTCATCTTCCTGGCCATGTGGATTCGGGGTACCCTGCCTCGCCTGAAGCCGGATCAGTTGATGGGCTTTAGCTGGAAGTTCCTGATTCCGCTCTCTCTGATCAACATTTTTGCCATCGCCATTGAAAAATACGTGATGCTGCCGCCCGCCAACGGTAAAACCGTTCTGCAAAGCCTGCCCATCCTCAATGCCCAGACCGTGATGCCTTGGGCCGGTTGGCTGGTGGCTGTCAGTGTCGTTTTCTGGCTCTTCTTTGTGCTGATGAGCCGTCTCCTGAGTGAAAAATTAGAAGCGAGGTTAGCCCGCCGATGA
- a CDS encoding NuoI/complex I 23 kDa subunit family protein, whose amino-acid sequence MSAKHNDIQQNRVIDGLKAIGQGMATVFSHYFRPPITLEYPEVMPDLSTRFHGRLCLLSKSDGTDLCVGCQACARVCPCTDLIQIEMHRDVNKKPVIDMFTIDMGRCIFCGNCTEVCPVDCIKMLPDFELADYSREALVLDKKDLTLSGEDSDHWRLVHGMEPLVQ is encoded by the coding sequence ATGAGTGCCAAACACAATGATATTCAACAAAATCGGGTCATCGATGGTCTAAAAGCCATTGGCCAAGGGATGGCAACGGTGTTCAGCCACTATTTCCGCCCGCCCATTACCCTGGAATACCCTGAAGTGATGCCGGATCTCAGTACCCGCTTTCACGGGCGGCTCTGTCTGCTCAGTAAATCCGACGGGACCGATTTGTGTGTGGGCTGTCAGGCTTGTGCCCGGGTTTGCCCCTGCACCGACTTGATTCAGATTGAAATGCATCGGGACGTCAACAAGAAGCCAGTCATTGATATGTTCACCATTGACATGGGACGTTGCATTTTCTGTGGCAATTGCACGGAAGTCTGTCCGGTGGATTGCATCAAAATGTTGCCGGACTTTGAATTGGCCGACTACTCCCGTGAGGCCTTGGTGCTGGATAAGAAGGATCTGACCTTGTCGGGTGAAGATTCCGATCACTGGCGCTTGGTTCATGGCATGGAGCCATTGGTGCAATAG
- a CDS encoding NADH-quinone oxidoreductase subunit B, with the protein MSLTETVVTGLQDLLESSGIMVTTIDTVYNWARSNSVWPMTFATSCCGIEMMTVGASKHDISRFGSEVFRATPRQSDLIITAGTITHKMAPALVRLYEQMPEPKYVIAMGACTVTGGMYENDSYSVVRGVDRLIPVNVYVPGCPPRPEALLDALIQLQKQIRTESIVDRKKRAAEHVPRVEIGPGEVLLPKAGQPNVKWGVQKYAYPVDELQAEGKIPLVRGNVKYRHERRAEREQQRAGR; encoded by the coding sequence ATGTCTTTAACAGAAACCGTTGTAACTGGACTTCAGGACCTGCTGGAAAGCTCTGGCATTATGGTGACAACCATTGACACGGTCTACAACTGGGCCCGTTCCAACTCGGTCTGGCCCATGACGTTTGCCACTTCCTGCTGTGGTATCGAAATGATGACCGTCGGGGCCTCCAAGCACGATATTTCTCGCTTCGGGTCTGAAGTGTTCCGGGCCACCCCCCGGCAGTCCGACCTGATTATTACCGCGGGCACCATTACCCACAAAATGGCACCCGCCCTGGTGCGTTTGTATGAGCAAATGCCAGAGCCCAAGTATGTGATTGCTATGGGTGCTTGCACCGTTACCGGCGGGATGTATGAGAACGACTCTTATTCGGTGGTGCGTGGCGTGGATCGTCTGATTCCGGTGAATGTGTATGTGCCGGGCTGTCCTCCTCGTCCGGAAGCCCTGCTGGACGCCCTGATTCAGCTGCAAAAGCAAATTCGCACCGAGTCCATCGTGGATCGTAAAAAGCGGGCCGCCGAGCATGTGCCTCGGGTGGAAATTGGCCCGGGTGAAGTCTTATTGCCCAAGGCTGGCCAACCCAATGTGAAATGGGGTGTCCAGAAGTACGCTTATCCGGTGGATGAGCTGCAAGCCGAAGGCAAAATACCGTTAGTCAGAGGAAATGTGAAGTACCGCCATGAGCGAAGAGCAGAAAGAGAACAGCAAAGAGCCGGTCGCTAA
- a CDS encoding NADH-quinone oxidoreductase subunit D — MTISEIPGVHTEQGLKTEDLVINIGPQHPSTHGVLRLVTTLNGEVVKDMEPIIGYLHRSKEKMAESRSYFQYQPTLDRVEYLSSFYDHFVFVTAIERIANLKVPKRVHYIRMITMELNRITSHLLWFGTFLLDLGATSPLFYAFREREEVFKLFEDLTGARMMYNYYRFGGVNADLPPGWIAHCRDFVRKMPAIIDEYESIVTQNPIILDRTVGIGKMDMETCLKYGVTGPSMRAAGVSQDLRKTNPYACYDEVEFDVPLGKHGDVYDRYLVRMAEMRESCRIIEQCLDKIPGGDTQNILNKQAEIEAARQAAKEKGEDPKAIPDIDFDWQTQGQKINLMTYKPPAGEAFVACESPRGMLGCYIISDGTPKAYRMKWRGASFSNLSVLPELMIGNLYPDLMAIFGSLDVILPEVDR, encoded by the coding sequence ATGACAATTTCAGAAATTCCAGGGGTGCATACCGAGCAGGGTCTGAAGACTGAAGACCTTGTGATCAATATTGGCCCCCAGCACCCTAGTACTCACGGTGTATTGCGGTTGGTCACCACACTGAACGGCGAAGTGGTGAAGGATATGGAGCCCATCATTGGCTACCTGCACCGCAGCAAAGAGAAAATGGCCGAATCGCGTTCCTACTTTCAGTATCAGCCCACTTTAGACCGGGTAGAGTATCTTTCTTCTTTCTACGATCACTTTGTGTTTGTGACTGCCATTGAGCGCATTGCCAACCTCAAAGTACCCAAGCGGGTTCACTACATCCGCATGATCACCATGGAGTTGAACCGCATTACCTCGCACTTGTTGTGGTTTGGTACGTTCCTGCTGGATTTGGGGGCGACCAGTCCGCTGTTTTACGCTTTTCGGGAGCGTGAAGAAGTCTTCAAGCTGTTTGAAGACCTGACGGGCGCTCGTATGATGTACAACTACTACCGCTTTGGCGGGGTCAATGCCGATCTGCCGCCCGGCTGGATTGCTCACTGCCGTGATTTCGTGCGGAAAATGCCTGCCATCATTGATGAGTATGAATCCATCGTCACCCAAAACCCCATCATTCTGGATAGAACCGTGGGCATTGGCAAAATGGATATGGAAACCTGCCTGAAGTACGGCGTGACTGGTCCCAGTATGCGGGCTGCCGGTGTTTCGCAGGATTTGCGGAAAACCAATCCATACGCTTGCTACGACGAAGTGGAATTTGATGTGCCGTTGGGCAAGCATGGGGACGTTTATGATCGTTACTTGGTGCGTATGGCCGAGATGCGTGAATCCTGCCGAATTATCGAGCAGTGTCTGGATAAAATCCCCGGCGGCGACACCCAGAACATCCTGAATAAGCAGGCCGAGATCGAAGCGGCCCGTCAAGCGGCCAAAGAGAAGGGTGAAGATCCCAAAGCCATCCCTGACATTGATTTTGACTGGCAGACCCAGGGCCAGAAGATCAACTTGATGACTTACAAGCCACCGGCTGGAGAAGCCTTTGTGGCCTGTGAATCTCCCCGTGGCATGCTGGGATGTTATATCATCAGTGATGGTACGCCCAAGGCTTACCGGATGAAGTGGCGTGGGGCCTCTTTTTCCAACTTGTCTGTCCTGCCGGAGCTGATGATTGGTAATTTGTACCCAGATTTGATGGCTATCTTTGGTAGCCTGGATGTTATTTTGCCGGAGGTTGATCGCTAA